A stretch of the Streptomyces venezuelae genome encodes the following:
- a CDS encoding glycosyltransferase family 87 protein: protein MATAALLTALTTALVLTVHHDGYFADPAGLSWRYAACWALFGAAVWSLRRAPARHVTALVLAGGIAVAAAGLVAAPRTSTDSFRYAWDGRVQGAGISPYDHAPADPALTALRDDWLFPPREHCDRPDLSALPDGGCTRINRPQVHTIYPPAGEAYFLIVHGLSPDGVRHEAFQAGGAVLAVATALVLLRVLRRRGDPRNVAWWAWCPAVAVEAVNNAHADVLAVLLSVVALALTVRHRAVGGAVLGLATATKLLPAVLLPGALSGVRRPRDFASTLLPAAGVLVALYLPYVLLSDSSVLGYLGGYAEEEGYQDAASGNRYALLRLVLPDSWALPAVLVGMVAISLYVIRRGDPEHPWSGALLGTGTAFLLTTPGYSWYALLLVALVALDGRWEWLAVAVAGAAAYLTSRALPGAGTVMYGAAFVAVLVGHAFRTRRAHPGPGALAAPVD from the coding sequence GTGGCGACCGCGGCCCTACTGACGGCGCTCACCACGGCACTGGTGCTCACCGTCCACCACGACGGCTACTTCGCCGACCCGGCCGGGCTCTCCTGGCGGTACGCGGCCTGCTGGGCGCTGTTCGGAGCGGCGGTGTGGTCGCTGCGCCGCGCCCCTGCCCGGCACGTCACCGCCCTGGTCCTCGCAGGCGGCATCGCCGTGGCCGCCGCCGGCCTGGTGGCCGCGCCCCGGACCAGCACCGACTCCTTCCGCTACGCCTGGGACGGCCGGGTACAGGGCGCCGGAATCTCCCCGTACGACCACGCCCCGGCAGACCCCGCGCTCACCGCGCTCCGGGACGACTGGCTCTTCCCACCCCGAGAGCACTGCGACCGGCCGGATCTCTCGGCACTGCCGGACGGCGGCTGCACCCGCATCAACCGCCCCCAGGTCCACACCATCTATCCGCCCGCCGGCGAGGCGTACTTCCTCATCGTCCACGGCCTCTCCCCGGACGGGGTCCGCCACGAGGCGTTCCAGGCCGGCGGCGCGGTGCTGGCCGTGGCGACCGCTCTGGTGCTGCTGCGGGTGTTGCGGCGCCGCGGCGATCCGCGCAATGTCGCCTGGTGGGCCTGGTGTCCGGCGGTGGCCGTCGAAGCGGTCAACAACGCCCACGCCGACGTGCTCGCCGTGCTGCTGTCCGTCGTCGCTCTCGCCCTGACGGTCCGCCACCGCGCTGTCGGAGGCGCGGTGCTGGGGCTGGCCACGGCAACCAAACTGCTGCCCGCCGTCCTGCTCCCCGGCGCGCTGTCCGGCGTACGGCGGCCCCGCGACTTCGCCTCCACCCTGCTGCCCGCCGCCGGCGTCCTCGTCGCCCTCTACCTGCCGTACGTCCTGCTCTCCGACTCCTCAGTCCTGGGATACCTCGGCGGCTACGCCGAAGAAGAGGGCTACCAGGACGCCGCCTCCGGCAACCGCTACGCCCTGCTGCGCCTCGTCCTGCCCGACTCCTGGGCACTGCCGGCCGTGCTCGTCGGCATGGTCGCCATCAGCCTGTACGTGATCCGCCGCGGCGACCCTGAACACCCCTGGTCCGGAGCCCTCCTCGGCACCGGAACCGCCTTCCTCCTGACCACCCCCGGCTACTCCTGGTACGCCCTGCTCCTGGTCGCGCTCGTGGCCCTCGACGGCCGCTGGGAATGGCTCGCCGTCGCCGTCGCGGGCGCCGCGGCCTACCTCACCTCGCGCGCGCTGCCCGGTGCCGGGACCGTGATGTACGGGGCCGCGTTCGTGGCCGTCCTCGTGGGCCACGCGTTCCGCACACGCCGCGCCCACCCAGGCCCCGGCGCCCTCGCCGCCCCGGTTGACTGA
- a CDS encoding molybdopterin-dependent oxidoreductase has translation MDTPPARRRPHLPPLRPPVLRPPSFSGRLHDPRTATAIGRWLGVALALCFLTGLFSHVLQQPPPWLAGYLPSRPVWGYRLTQGLHVAAGLAAIVLLFAKLWAVYPRLFVWPTVRSVRHALERLSVAVLVATALFQVLTGLLNIAEWYPWPFSFVPVHYAVAWVVAGSVLLHLAVKAPEIRAHWGRKSVGTLALPDEERDGRDRRALLLGVGAAVGVVTVTTVGQSFTPLAPLDLLAPRHPGYGPQGLPVNRTAAAAGVTEAAVREWRLEVLGPNPFRLTLPQLAALPQRRVRLPIACVEGWSMDARWEGVPVRDLIRLAGGRPGAMLRVVSLEVAGAYRVMHMGREYAEDPLTLLALRLNGEVLSADHGYPARIIAPNRPGVLQTKWVTRLEVL, from the coding sequence ATGGACACTCCCCCCGCCCGACGGCGCCCCCACCTCCCGCCGCTCCGGCCGCCGGTCCTGCGCCCGCCTTCGTTCTCCGGCCGACTGCACGACCCGCGCACGGCCACCGCGATCGGGCGGTGGCTGGGGGTGGCCTTGGCGCTCTGCTTCCTGACCGGGCTGTTCAGTCACGTCCTCCAGCAGCCGCCGCCCTGGCTCGCCGGCTACCTGCCGTCGCGGCCGGTCTGGGGCTACCGGCTGACACAGGGCCTGCACGTCGCCGCCGGACTGGCGGCGATCGTCCTGCTGTTCGCCAAGCTCTGGGCGGTCTACCCGCGGTTGTTCGTGTGGCCGACGGTCCGCTCGGTGCGGCACGCGCTGGAGCGGCTGTCGGTGGCGGTGCTGGTGGCGACCGCCCTGTTCCAGGTCCTGACCGGGCTGTTGAACATCGCCGAGTGGTATCCGTGGCCGTTCTCCTTCGTTCCGGTGCACTACGCCGTGGCGTGGGTGGTGGCCGGGTCGGTCCTGCTGCACCTCGCGGTCAAGGCCCCCGAGATCCGCGCCCACTGGGGCCGGAAGTCCGTCGGGACGCTCGCCCTGCCGGACGAGGAGCGCGACGGACGGGACCGGCGGGCGCTGTTGCTCGGTGTGGGCGCGGCCGTGGGAGTGGTCACGGTCACCACGGTGGGGCAGTCGTTCACGCCGCTGGCGCCGCTGGACCTGCTGGCTCCCCGCCATCCCGGGTACGGGCCGCAGGGGCTTCCGGTGAACCGGACGGCGGCGGCGGCCGGGGTGACGGAGGCGGCCGTACGGGAGTGGCGGCTGGAGGTGCTGGGTCCGAACCCGTTCCGGCTGACGCTCCCGCAGTTGGCCGCTCTGCCGCAGCGCCGGGTCCGGCTGCCGATCGCATGCGTGGAGGGCTGGAGCATGGACGCCCGGTGGGAGGGAGTGCCGGTCCGCGACCTGATCCGGCTGGCCGGGGGGCGGCCTGGCGCCATGCTGCGGGTGGTGTCGCTGGAGGTGGCCGGCGCGTATCGGGTGATGCACATGGGACGGGAGTACGCCGAGGACCCGCTGACGTTGCTCGCGCTGCGGCTGAACGGCGAGGTGCTGTCGGCCGACCACGGGTACCCGGCCCGGATCATCGCGCCGAACCGGCCGGGTGTGCTGCAGACCAAGTGGGTCACCCGACTGGAGGTGCTGTGA
- a CDS encoding class I SAM-dependent methyltransferase, which yields MTRPGKTTRPPLAPAPWRDDPYARALSDGQGPLFLRRADGWLLPLEVERWLADADAGDESVLARCRGAVLDVGCGPGRLVAALAGRGHPALGVDVSPAAVARTVRRGGTALCRSVFGPLPGEGRWTTVLFIDGNIGIGGDPTALLLRAAELLGSDGRVIVEAAPVEVDERCRVRLDDGRGTLGVPFPWARVGPQALHRHAGRAGWTTVDSWRVSGRSFTELAP from the coding sequence GTGACGAGACCAGGCAAGACCACCCGTCCGCCCCTGGCACCGGCGCCCTGGCGGGACGACCCGTACGCCAGGGCCCTGAGCGACGGGCAGGGCCCACTCTTCCTCCGCCGGGCGGACGGATGGCTGCTGCCGCTGGAGGTGGAACGGTGGCTCGCCGACGCGGACGCCGGCGACGAGAGCGTGCTCGCCCGGTGCCGGGGCGCCGTGCTCGACGTCGGGTGCGGTCCGGGCCGGCTGGTCGCCGCCCTGGCCGGGCGCGGACACCCGGCCCTGGGCGTGGACGTCAGTCCGGCCGCGGTGGCCCGGACCGTACGGCGCGGGGGAACGGCCCTGTGCCGGTCGGTCTTCGGACCGCTGCCCGGCGAGGGCCGCTGGACCACGGTCCTGTTCATCGACGGCAACATAGGCATCGGCGGCGACCCGACCGCCCTGCTCCTCCGGGCCGCCGAACTCCTGGGCAGCGACGGCCGGGTGATCGTGGAGGCCGCCCCGGTAGAGGTGGACGAGCGGTGCCGGGTCCGCCTCGACGACGGACGGGGCACCCTCGGGGTCCCCTTTCCCTGGGCACGGGTGGGACCGCAGGCGCTGCACCGCCATGCCGGCCGGGCGGGGTGGACGACGGTGGACAGCTGGCGGGTGTCCGGCAGGAGCTTCACCGAACTCGCGCCCTGA
- a CDS encoding DUF2064 domain-containing protein: MTALLVIAKEPVPGRVKTRLTPPFTRGEAAALAEAALADTLETAAAVPAGRHVLVLDGSPGPWLPPGFEVRPQCPGELDARLAAAFADCAGDAALLIGMDTPQITPGLLAPALDFERHDAWFGPAADGGFWALALAAPDPALLLGVPMSTPQTGAVQYERLRAAGLRVGLLPVLRDVDTAADAREVAAVAPCGRFAALHARLTASPEAVR, from the coding sequence GTGACCGCCCTGCTGGTGATCGCGAAGGAGCCCGTCCCCGGCCGGGTCAAGACCCGCCTGACCCCGCCGTTCACGCGCGGCGAGGCGGCGGCGCTGGCCGAGGCGGCACTGGCGGACACCCTTGAGACGGCGGCGGCCGTCCCGGCAGGCCGGCATGTCCTGGTCCTCGACGGCTCCCCGGGACCGTGGTTGCCGCCCGGCTTCGAGGTCCGGCCACAGTGCCCCGGTGAACTGGACGCTCGCCTCGCCGCGGCCTTCGCCGACTGCGCCGGTGATGCGGCCCTGCTCATCGGCATGGACACCCCGCAGATCACGCCCGGCCTCCTCGCCCCCGCCCTCGACTTCGAGCGGCACGACGCCTGGTTCGGACCGGCGGCCGACGGCGGGTTCTGGGCTCTGGCGCTGGCCGCCCCCGATCCGGCCCTGCTGCTCGGCGTACCGATGTCGACGCCCCAGACCGGTGCAGTGCAGTACGAGCGGCTGCGCGCGGCGGGGCTGCGGGTCGGGCTGCTGCCGGTGCTCCGGGACGTGGACACGGCGGCCGACGCCCGCGAGGTGGCCGCCGTGGCACCGTGCGGCCGGTTTGCGGCCCTGCACGCCCGGCTGACCGCGTCGCCGGAGGCGGTCCGGTGA
- a CDS encoding glycosyltransferase family 2 protein, which translates to MTGVSEHPLDTAVDVVLPCLNEAEALPWVLARIPAGWRALVVDNGSTDGSAEIARSLGAVVVTEARRGFGAACHAGLLAAKAEFVCFCDCDASLDPGLLTGFVRTIADGEADLVLGRRRPQGRGAWPVHARAGNLALSRMLRRRTGLRLYDLGPLRAARRESLLSLDLTDRRSGYPLQMVVRAADAGWRVREEDVPYLPRAGKSKVTGTWRGTWQAVRDMRAVLAEPPRAVRPTSAGGAR; encoded by the coding sequence GTGACAGGCGTGAGCGAACACCCACTGGACACGGCCGTGGACGTCGTCCTTCCCTGCCTGAACGAGGCCGAGGCGCTGCCCTGGGTCCTCGCCCGCATCCCCGCCGGCTGGCGGGCACTGGTCGTGGACAACGGCTCCACCGACGGATCCGCGGAGATCGCCCGCTCCCTCGGCGCCGTCGTCGTGACCGAGGCCCGACGCGGGTTCGGAGCCGCCTGCCACGCCGGACTCCTCGCCGCGAAGGCCGAGTTCGTCTGCTTCTGTGACTGCGACGCCTCCCTCGATCCCGGGCTGCTGACCGGCTTCGTCCGCACGATCGCCGACGGCGAGGCCGATCTGGTGCTGGGCCGGCGACGCCCCCAGGGCCGGGGCGCCTGGCCGGTGCACGCACGCGCCGGAAACCTGGCCCTGTCCCGGATGCTGCGCCGCCGTACCGGCCTGCGCCTGTACGACCTGGGGCCGCTGCGCGCAGCCCGGCGGGAGTCTCTGCTCTCCCTGGACCTGACGGACCGGCGCAGCGGGTACCCGCTCCAGATGGTCGTCCGGGCCGCGGACGCCGGCTGGCGGGTCCGCGAGGAGGACGTCCCGTACCTGCCACGGGCGGGGAAATCCAAGGTCACCGGCACCTGGCGGGGCACCTGGCAGGCCGTCCGCGACATGCGCGCCGTGCTCGCCGAGCCGCCCCGCGCCGTCCGGCCGACCTCCGCCGGGGGTGCCCGGTGA
- a CDS encoding NAD-dependent epimerase/dehydratase family protein: protein MRVLVTGGAGFIGAQVADVLRDQGHEPVVLDALLPAAHPVGPVLSDAEFLRGDVRDPDVVRGALRGVDAVCHQAAMVGLGKDFADAPAYVSCNDLGTAVLLAGMAETGVRTLVQAGSMVVYGEGRYECPGHGVVRPGPRAVEDLREGRFEPRCPRCGAALLPGLVTEDAPADPRNVYATTKLAQEHLAAAWARTTGGSAVSLRYHNVYGPGMPRDTPYAGVASFFRSALARGEAPRVFEDGGQRRDFVHVRDVARANAAALAALAPERGTGRHTAYNVGSGEPHTVGEMAETLARAHGGPEPVVTGEFRLGDVRHITADSARLQRELGWRPEVGFAEGMAEFAVTEQRASTRTP from the coding sequence ATGCGCGTACTCGTAACGGGAGGCGCCGGGTTCATCGGCGCGCAGGTGGCGGACGTCCTGCGGGACCAGGGGCACGAGCCGGTGGTGCTCGACGCGTTGCTGCCGGCCGCGCATCCGGTCGGGCCCGTGCTCTCCGATGCCGAGTTCCTGCGCGGTGACGTGCGGGACCCCGACGTGGTGCGGGGTGCCCTGCGGGGTGTGGATGCCGTGTGCCACCAGGCGGCCATGGTCGGGCTGGGGAAGGACTTCGCGGACGCGCCGGCCTATGTGTCGTGCAACGACCTCGGGACGGCGGTGCTGCTGGCGGGCATGGCGGAAACCGGGGTACGGACGCTGGTGCAGGCCGGGTCGATGGTGGTGTACGGGGAGGGCCGGTACGAGTGCCCCGGGCACGGCGTGGTCCGACCGGGCCCGCGTGCGGTCGAGGACCTGCGGGAGGGGCGGTTCGAGCCGCGCTGCCCGCGTTGCGGGGCCGCACTGCTGCCCGGACTGGTGACGGAGGACGCCCCGGCCGACCCCCGCAACGTCTACGCGACGACCAAGCTCGCGCAGGAGCACCTGGCGGCGGCCTGGGCCCGGACCACCGGCGGCTCGGCGGTGTCGCTGCGCTACCACAACGTGTACGGCCCGGGGATGCCCCGGGACACCCCGTACGCGGGCGTCGCCTCGTTCTTCCGCTCGGCCCTCGCCCGGGGCGAGGCGCCCCGGGTCTTCGAGGACGGGGGACAGCGACGGGACTTCGTCCACGTACGGGACGTGGCCAGGGCCAACGCGGCGGCCCTGGCAGCGCTGGCCCCGGAACGCGGTACCGGCCGGCACACCGCCTACAACGTGGGCAGCGGGGAACCGCACACCGTCGGGGAGATGGCCGAGACACTCGCGCGGGCCCACGGCGGGCCGGAGCCCGTGGTGACCGGGGAGTTCCGGCTCGGGGACGTCCGGCACATCACGGCCGACTCCGCACGGCTGCAACGGGAACTGGGCTGGCGGCCGGAGGTCGGCTTCGCCGAGGGGATGGCGGAGTTCGCCGTCACGGAACAGCGGGCGTCAACCAGGACCCCTTGA
- a CDS encoding ABC transporter ATP-binding protein, with amino-acid sequence MGRITTTQLSWSVKGHRLLDNIEMAAHDGKIIGLLGPNGSGKSTLLRLLAGLRRPDTGTVRYDDTSLDDLGRRALARRLAVVEQDVSAHHRVTVRQVVELGRTPFRGRFDALTEHDRRVVDAALERTDLTDKQHRSWHTLSGGEKQRAQLARALAQEPREILLDEPTNHLDIRHQLELLDLLTTLDVTCVVALHDLNLAARYCDHVVVLDHGQVAVAGAPESVLTPDLIESVYGVNVLVDREPTTGTLRITYLASTATRATTTKELQLDPQ; translated from the coding sequence ATGGGCCGCATCACCACCACCCAGCTCTCCTGGTCGGTCAAGGGCCACCGGCTGCTCGACAACATCGAAATGGCGGCTCACGACGGAAAGATCATTGGCCTGCTCGGCCCCAACGGCTCCGGCAAATCGACCTTGCTGCGCCTGCTCGCCGGACTGCGCCGCCCCGACACCGGAACCGTCCGCTACGACGACACCAGCCTGGACGACCTCGGCCGCCGCGCGCTCGCCCGACGGCTCGCCGTCGTCGAACAGGACGTCTCAGCCCACCACCGCGTCACCGTCCGCCAGGTCGTGGAACTCGGCCGCACACCGTTCCGCGGCCGGTTCGACGCGCTGACCGAGCACGATCGACGGGTCGTCGACGCAGCACTGGAACGGACCGACCTCACCGACAAGCAGCACCGGAGCTGGCACACCCTCTCCGGCGGAGAGAAACAGCGCGCCCAACTCGCCCGCGCGCTCGCCCAGGAACCCCGGGAGATCCTCCTCGACGAACCCACCAATCACCTCGACATCCGCCACCAGCTCGAACTCCTCGACCTCCTGACAACCCTGGACGTCACCTGCGTGGTCGCCCTGCACGACCTCAACCTCGCCGCCCGGTACTGCGACCACGTCGTCGTCCTCGACCACGGGCAGGTGGCCGTCGCCGGCGCACCGGAGTCCGTACTGACCCCGGACCTCATCGAGTCGGTCTACGGCGTCAACGTGCTCGTGGACCGCGAACCCACCACCGGCACCCTCCGGATCACCTACCTGGCCTCAACCGCCACGCGAGCAACGACCACAAAGGAGCTGCAACTCGATCCCCAGTGA
- a CDS encoding FecCD family ABC transporter permease, with the protein MRRRRASTTLLFSAAVAALLVSVVAASLFGSADIRPLDVVSTILRHVGLGDIAPTPPLPGLLDALIWESRFPRVLLAAVVGMALAVSGAVLQAVTRNPLADPYLLGVSSGASTGAVAVLLLGIGGSVSLSTGAFVGGLVSFGLLLALLGGGRVASPSRVVLTGVLVSQFFAAVTSVILMVSGDANSTRGFTYWLLGTLGGARWEGVTVTVVIILVGVVAIQFFAPALDAFTFGWDSAAALGINVTAARVWLMVLTSVVTAAAVAASGAIGFIGLLVPHAVRILAGPTHRSLLPLSAITGAVFLIWVDVFARTAFSPHELPAGVITALLGAPAFALVLKRLES; encoded by the coding sequence ATGCGCCGGCGGCGCGCCTCGACGACCTTGCTCTTCTCCGCGGCCGTGGCCGCGCTGCTGGTGTCGGTCGTCGCCGCATCGCTCTTCGGGAGCGCCGACATCCGGCCCTTGGATGTCGTCTCCACGATCCTCCGCCATGTCGGTCTGGGCGATATCGCGCCCACCCCGCCGCTGCCGGGACTGCTGGACGCCCTGATCTGGGAGTCGCGCTTCCCTCGGGTGTTGCTGGCCGCAGTCGTCGGTATGGCCCTGGCGGTCTCGGGCGCGGTCCTGCAAGCGGTCACCAGGAACCCCTTGGCCGACCCCTACCTGCTGGGAGTCTCCTCCGGCGCCTCGACCGGCGCGGTCGCCGTGCTCCTGCTGGGCATCGGCGGCAGCGTCTCCCTCTCGACCGGCGCTTTCGTCGGCGGCCTGGTCTCCTTCGGCCTGCTGCTGGCCCTGCTCGGCGGGGGGCGCGTTGCCAGCCCCTCCCGCGTGGTGCTCACCGGCGTACTCGTCTCCCAGTTCTTCGCCGCGGTCACCTCGGTCATCCTCATGGTCAGCGGGGACGCGAACTCCACCCGCGGCTTCACCTACTGGCTGCTCGGGACCCTCGGCGGCGCCCGCTGGGAGGGGGTGACCGTCACCGTCGTGATCATCCTGGTCGGGGTGGTCGCCATCCAGTTCTTTGCGCCCGCCCTCGACGCCTTCACGTTCGGCTGGGACTCCGCGGCGGCACTGGGGATCAACGTCACCGCGGCCCGCGTCTGGCTGATGGTGCTGACCTCCGTCGTCACGGCGGCAGCCGTGGCGGCCTCGGGCGCGATCGGCTTCATCGGGCTGCTCGTCCCACACGCCGTCCGCATCCTGGCGGGACCCACGCACCGCTCGCTGCTGCCCTTGTCCGCGATCACCGGAGCCGTCTTCCTCATCTGGGTGGACGTGTTCGCGCGGACGGCGTTCTCCCCCCACGAACTGCCCGCCGGCGTCATCACCGCGCTCCTCGGCGCGCCCGCCTTCGCCCTGGTCCTGAAGCGTCTGGAGTCCTGA
- a CDS encoding ABC transporter substrate-binding protein has protein sequence MITAVLTVLAVSAVAGCAGDGPSDAGAKPKAKGTATSATAYPFTLKNCGTDVTYKAAPQKVVTLNQTAAEILIHLGVGDRIVGSGYEVEKTPDAIAGQYKKIPQLSAPGQEIKHEKLLAAQPDFVYGSFASMFTAEQSGDRKQLHDLGVPTYLTEFDCAFHESVAGANFDMLYEEYRRLGKIMGVPAAGDKLATEQRAVVDKALGTVKKRDKPLKVMWFYSTYEGTPWAAGPGGLPQHISELVGVQNVFADAKTKWAEVSWDEVAARNPDVIILADLTRGEPNDTAKEKIDLLKKDPLTSKLAAVKGDRFITIPGSHMDPGYGSASAVPTLVDGLNKLG, from the coding sequence ATGATTACCGCAGTCCTTACGGTGCTGGCGGTGTCCGCGGTCGCCGGGTGTGCCGGCGACGGACCCTCCGATGCAGGCGCGAAGCCGAAGGCGAAGGGGACGGCGACGAGTGCGACGGCCTACCCGTTCACCCTCAAGAACTGCGGCACCGACGTCACGTACAAGGCCGCGCCTCAGAAGGTCGTCACGCTGAACCAGACCGCCGCCGAGATCCTCATCCACCTGGGGGTGGGTGACCGGATCGTCGGATCGGGCTACGAGGTCGAGAAGACGCCGGACGCGATCGCCGGGCAGTACAAGAAGATCCCGCAGCTCTCCGCGCCCGGCCAGGAGATCAAGCACGAGAAACTGCTCGCAGCGCAGCCGGACTTCGTCTACGGCTCCTTCGCGAGCATGTTCACCGCGGAGCAGTCCGGTGACCGCAAGCAGCTGCACGACCTGGGCGTGCCGACCTACCTCACCGAGTTCGACTGCGCGTTCCACGAGAGCGTGGCCGGCGCGAACTTCGACATGCTGTACGAGGAATACCGCAGGCTGGGCAAGATCATGGGCGTGCCCGCCGCCGGTGACAAGCTGGCCACCGAACAGCGGGCCGTGGTGGACAAGGCGCTGGGCACCGTCAAGAAGCGGGACAAGCCGCTGAAGGTGATGTGGTTCTACTCCACCTACGAGGGCACTCCGTGGGCCGCGGGCCCCGGCGGCCTGCCGCAGCACATCTCGGAACTCGTCGGCGTCCAGAACGTCTTCGCCGACGCGAAGACCAAGTGGGCCGAGGTCAGCTGGGACGAGGTCGCCGCCCGCAACCCCGACGTCATCATCCTGGCCGACCTGACCCGAGGCGAACCCAACGACACCGCCAAGGAGAAGATCGACCTCCTCAAGAAGGACCCCCTCACCAGCAAGCTCGCCGCCGTGAAGGGCGACCGGTTCATCACCATTCCCGGATCGCACATGGATCCCGGCTACGGCAGCGCGTCGGCCGTGCCGACGCTGGTCGACGGCCTCAACAAACTCGGGTGA
- a CDS encoding PLP-dependent cysteine synthase family protein, whose translation MSTIKTKVSDLIGRTPLLKLAVPDGSATVLLKMEQYNPTGTAKIRMARNMVDEAEAAGLLAPGGWLVESTSGNTGLGLALIAAERGYKFTAVVDNHSSTDKLRGMLAYGADILNVAGDAEGLATAERDTVAERLATEQGAYWTAQHRNQGNPNGYRPLARELHDDLGDDIHYLYGAVGTGGSLCGTGRALRERIPDLKIIGVEPVGSVVFGGPGAPYHQSGTGTPEGSEIGGVVDYELFDEGVRASDSEAFETCRYLARNFGILIGGSAGGVVYKALEQAQRSGPGATIVVLVCDGGDKYLDTVFNDDWMAANGLYDEQVVHRLAAMLR comes from the coding sequence ATGAGCACGATCAAGACCAAGGTATCCGACCTGATTGGGCGAACGCCCCTGCTCAAGCTGGCGGTTCCGGACGGTTCGGCGACCGTCCTGCTGAAGATGGAGCAGTACAACCCCACCGGCACCGCCAAGATCCGGATGGCCCGGAACATGGTGGACGAGGCGGAGGCCGCGGGGCTGCTGGCCCCCGGCGGGTGGCTGGTCGAGTCCACCTCCGGCAACACCGGGCTCGGCCTGGCGCTCATCGCCGCCGAACGCGGGTACAAGTTCACCGCCGTGGTGGACAACCACTCCAGTACGGACAAGCTGCGCGGCATGCTCGCCTACGGCGCCGACATCCTCAACGTCGCCGGGGACGCCGAAGGCCTGGCCACCGCCGAACGTGACACCGTGGCCGAGCGGCTCGCAACCGAACAGGGCGCCTACTGGACCGCGCAACACCGCAACCAGGGCAACCCCAACGGCTACCGTCCCCTGGCCCGCGAACTCCACGACGACCTGGGCGACGACATCCACTACCTGTACGGGGCCGTCGGCACCGGCGGCTCGCTCTGCGGCACCGGCCGCGCCCTGCGGGAGCGCATCCCCGACCTGAAGATCATCGGCGTCGAGCCGGTGGGCTCCGTCGTCTTCGGCGGGCCCGGCGCCCCGTACCACCAGTCCGGTACCGGTACGCCCGAGGGCTCGGAGATCGGCGGCGTCGTCGACTACGAGCTGTTCGACGAGGGGGTCCGGGCCAGTGACTCGGAGGCCTTCGAGACCTGCCGCTACCTGGCCAGGAACTTCGGCATCCTGATCGGCGGTTCGGCCGGCGGCGTGGTGTACAAGGCCCTGGAGCAGGCGCAGCGCTCCGGACCCGGGGCCACCATCGTCGTGCTGGTCTGCGACGGCGGTGACAAGTACCTGGACACCGTGTTCAACGACGACTGGATGGCCGCCAACGGCCTGTACGACGAGCAGGTCGTCCACCGACTGGCCGCGATGCTGCGGTAA
- the hisC gene encoding histidinol-phosphate transaminase: protein MNRVLAPTASAPLIRREVAGLPGYDPGADPDEVAVLSGSRRVIKLSNSEIPYGVSPAVAEAVRLGIADGFARYPDPTGKRLTDAIGKSLDVPADRIVLGNGSENILELLCQAVLDPGDLVITQAPGFSLHEIFPRVMGARVEKVPVTAEFGFDAAAWRDALAAGPKLVFLANPCNPTGAMLGAGELDRVVAGTPESALLVLDEAYGEFARPDPEYPDGLEALRTLDRPWIVLRTFSKAYGLAGLRIGYGIASDAALVRALDRVRTPYNVNRPAQDAAVAALGDHAHLADTVRRTGLEIARVTDRLRAAGLRVVPSSTNFLFIDTGHPSDRVAWELHRAGIIVKAWREPGYENHIRASLSTPEDNDVFVRCLTEICAKDRS, encoded by the coding sequence ATGAACCGCGTTCTCGCACCTACCGCTTCCGCCCCGCTGATCCGCCGGGAAGTGGCGGGCCTGCCCGGCTACGACCCCGGCGCCGACCCGGACGAGGTGGCCGTCCTCAGCGGCTCCCGCCGCGTGATCAAGCTCTCCAACAGCGAGATCCCGTACGGCGTTTCGCCGGCGGTCGCCGAAGCCGTACGCCTCGGAATCGCCGACGGCTTTGCCCGCTACCCCGATCCCACCGGCAAGCGCCTGACCGACGCCATCGGGAAGAGCCTGGACGTGCCGGCCGACCGGATCGTGCTCGGCAACGGCTCAGAGAACATCCTGGAGTTGCTGTGCCAGGCCGTACTCGATCCCGGTGACCTCGTCATCACCCAGGCACCCGGTTTCAGCCTGCACGAGATCTTCCCCCGCGTCATGGGCGCCCGGGTCGAGAAGGTCCCGGTCACCGCCGAGTTCGGATTCGACGCGGCTGCCTGGCGTGACGCGCTGGCCGCAGGTCCGAAGCTCGTCTTCCTCGCCAACCCGTGCAACCCCACCGGTGCGATGCTCGGCGCCGGCGAGCTGGACCGGGTCGTCGCCGGTACCCCGGAGTCGGCCCTGCTCGTGCTCGACGAGGCGTACGGCGAGTTCGCCCGCCCCGACCCGGAGTACCCCGACGGGCTGGAGGCCCTGCGCACTCTCGACCGGCCGTGGATCGTGCTGCGCACCTTCTCCAAGGCCTATGGTCTGGCGGGCCTGCGGATCGGATACGGCATCGCCTCCGACGCCGCCCTGGTCCGGGCCCTGGACCGGGTCCGCACTCCGTACAACGTCAACCGGCCGGCCCAGGACGCCGCCGTCGCCGCCCTGGGCGACCATGCGCACCTGGCCGACACGGTACGCCGGACCGGCCTGGAGATCGCCAGGGTCACCGACCGGTTGCGCGCCGCGGGACTGCGTGTGGTCCCGTCCTCGACCAATTTCCTCTTCATCGACACCGGCCACCCCTCCGACCGGGTCGCCTGGGAGCTGCACCGTGCCGGAATCATCGTCAAGGCGTGGCGCGAACCGGGATACGAGAACCACATCCGAGCCTCCCTGTCGACCCCCGAGGACAACGACGTCTTTGTGCGGTGCCTGACGGAAATCTGCGCGAAGGACAGATCATGA